The following proteins come from a genomic window of Gimesia chilikensis:
- the cpaB gene encoding Flp pilus assembly protein CpaB, whose amino-acid sequence MKSLTPAKVTLLMFGVFGVLIAAYIGKRLLAGKEEAPPVATRNIPMAISELEPGTLVTEEHLGLGPIAIKNLKPEMMTSNKVIVGRVVKERIPAATPISTSQLYPAGETPPLKVEPGMRAISVPLESTVDLVDGLIKPGEYVDVHMTPSGLNNDRRMNGGMTLTLFKGVRVIAINRSYTQISNSRRGTNVTLELTPEQANIMILARDRGAITMSYTPEGKGDGGVAVNNADKATLYEILGLKTPEKPKEKEPPEPFVVEGYYGTSRSVNRFDQNGLRVGDYDSNSRGGGRGFNSGGYLDPYWGGGNGSDLDSDSISAPRRQQAPPAQNSYGPTAQQQQQQGQPPANYPGGPMRQQGSYARSVYPQNPSVGR is encoded by the coding sequence GTGAAAAGCCTGACCCCTGCAAAAGTGACTCTGTTGATGTTTGGCGTCTTCGGTGTCCTGATTGCAGCATATATCGGTAAAAGACTGTTGGCAGGAAAAGAGGAAGCTCCGCCAGTTGCAACTCGAAACATTCCCATGGCCATCAGTGAGTTGGAGCCGGGTACCCTGGTCACCGAAGAACACCTCGGTCTGGGTCCGATTGCCATCAAGAACCTGAAGCCGGAAATGATGACTTCGAATAAGGTCATTGTCGGTCGTGTCGTTAAGGAACGCATTCCTGCAGCGACCCCGATTTCCACGAGTCAGCTCTACCCCGCTGGTGAAACACCTCCACTGAAAGTAGAACCCGGCATGCGGGCGATTTCTGTGCCGCTCGAATCTACAGTCGATCTGGTCGATGGCCTGATCAAGCCGGGTGAATATGTCGACGTGCACATGACCCCCAGTGGATTGAACAACGACAGACGTATGAACGGCGGGATGACATTAACCCTGTTTAAAGGGGTGCGGGTGATCGCGATTAACCGCAGTTATACCCAGATCAGCAACTCCCGTCGGGGAACCAATGTGACTCTGGAACTGACGCCCGAGCAGGCCAACATCATGATTCTGGCCCGCGATCGTGGTGCAATCACCATGAGTTATACCCCCGAGGGTAAAGGGGATGGTGGTGTGGCTGTCAACAATGCAGACAAAGCGACGCTCTATGAAATCCTGGGCCTCAAAACCCCCGAAAAGCCCAAAGAAAAAGAACCACCCGAACCCTTCGTGGTCGAAGGCTACTATGGCACCAGTCGCAGCGTGAACCGGTTTGACCAGAACGGCCTGCGGGTCGGTGACTACGACTCGAACAGTCGTGGAGGCGGTCGCGGCTTCAATTCTGGTGGCTATCTGGATCCATACTGGGGCGGTGGTAACGGTTCTGACCTGGACAGTGATTCCATCAGTGCTCCCCGGCGTCAGCAGGCACCTCCTGCTCAGAATTCCTATGGACCGACAGCCCAGCAGCAGCAACAGCAGGGACAACCTCCAGCCAATTATCCGGGTGGTCCAATGCGTCAGCAGGGATCTTATGCCCGCAGTGTGTATCCGCAGAA
- a CDS encoding TadE/TadG family type IV pilus assembly protein, with protein sequence MRVKRKQNKQRRLKHRGFLSMELALVLPIFAIVLFALVEFTLLFYARADVVEASRIGARLATMPGITQQNVEAEVKKILPPQLGQGAVIKTEMGKHSGDVVMVAVSIPMTLASPNLLWPVGYNLKGQNLYSETRMIKE encoded by the coding sequence ATGAGAGTCAAACGCAAACAAAACAAACAACGGCGATTGAAACATCGCGGATTCCTGAGCATGGAACTGGCTCTGGTTCTGCCGATCTTCGCAATCGTTCTGTTCGCGCTGGTGGAGTTTACGCTCCTGTTCTACGCGCGGGCGGATGTGGTCGAAGCCAGCCGAATCGGTGCCCGCCTGGCAACTATGCCCGGCATCACCCAGCAGAACGTGGAAGCGGAAGTCAAAAAAATTCTGCCTCCCCAACTGGGACAGGGAGCCGTGATTAAAACGGAAATGGGAAAACATTCGGGTGATGTGGTCATGGTGGCGGTAAGTATCCCCATGACACTCGCATCACCCAACCTGCTCTGGCCCGTGGGTTATAACCTCAAGGGACAGAACCTGTACTCGGAAACAAGAATGATTAAAGAGTAG
- a CDS encoding prepilin peptidase — translation MDFPLTQLSLYVMAISVGIFTIIAAITDYKSRRIYNVLTVPFFVLGIVYQLAFNGWEGLLYGFLGFIAGFGIFFLIWMAGSGAAGDVKMMGALSMWLGFKATIAVMIVGTVFVVLASSALLFWSVVTKGARKTKEKYLATGKQFTGKKKKYKPETEAQKRERGFMPFALPVVLATWSVTTWMIIKAAVL, via the coding sequence ATGGATTTTCCGCTCACCCAATTATCACTGTATGTCATGGCCATCAGCGTGGGGATCTTCACGATCATCGCTGCCATCACTGACTATAAGTCGCGCAGAATCTACAACGTGCTGACAGTCCCCTTCTTTGTGCTGGGAATCGTTTACCAGCTGGCCTTCAATGGCTGGGAAGGACTGCTGTATGGGTTCCTCGGATTCATTGCTGGTTTCGGCATCTTCTTTCTGATCTGGATGGCAGGCAGTGGTGCCGCCGGTGATGTGAAAATGATGGGTGCCCTGTCCATGTGGCTGGGTTTCAAAGCAACGATTGCCGTGATGATTGTCGGAACCGTGTTTGTCGTGCTCGCTTCCTCTGCCTTGCTGTTCTGGAGCGTGGTCACCAAGGGAGCTCGAAAAACCAAAGAGAAGTATCTGGCCACTGGTAAACAGTTCACAGGCAAGAAAAAGAAATACAAACCGGAAACGGAAGCACAAAAGCGGGAACGGGGATTCATGCCATTCGCTCTGCCCGTGGTTCTGGCGACCTGGAGCGTCACAACCTGGATGATTATCAAAGCAGCGGTTCTGTAA
- a CDS encoding inositol monophosphatase family protein produces MHSTELLEVAETAARKGAKCLQDWVNEFRVSEKGRADLVTDADFASQKAIVEHITTHYPDHKMLGEEGLTRHEGDSEYRWVIDPLDGTSNYVHGFPYYCVSIGLEYQGDLILGVVYDPNRDELFSALQGHGAKLNGTPISPSRIPSMDQAMLVASLPVGTNGRDVSIDRFLKVLPAAQTLQRTGSAALNLCYVSAGRIEGYWSSNLKPWDMAAGVLICREAGGLVTSIEDASFTIENPSILATNGTNIHSDLQSLLTT; encoded by the coding sequence GTGCATTCCACGGAATTGCTTGAGGTGGCAGAGACCGCAGCTCGAAAGGGAGCGAAATGTCTGCAGGACTGGGTCAACGAATTTCGCGTTTCAGAAAAGGGACGTGCCGATCTGGTCACCGACGCCGACTTCGCTTCTCAGAAAGCGATTGTTGAGCATATCACCACACACTATCCCGATCATAAGATGCTGGGCGAAGAGGGACTGACCCGACATGAAGGGGACTCAGAGTATCGCTGGGTAATCGACCCTCTGGATGGAACATCCAATTACGTGCATGGCTTCCCTTACTACTGCGTCTCCATCGGCCTGGAGTATCAGGGAGATCTCATTCTGGGAGTGGTGTATGATCCCAATCGGGATGAGCTCTTTTCCGCGCTGCAGGGACACGGAGCGAAACTGAATGGAACGCCCATTTCACCTTCCCGCATTCCCTCCATGGATCAGGCCATGCTGGTAGCCAGTCTACCTGTCGGCACCAATGGACGAGATGTCTCCATTGATCGATTTCTGAAAGTACTTCCGGCAGCACAGACACTGCAACGTACCGGATCTGCGGCTTTGAATCTCTGTTACGTTTCTGCCGGTCGTATCGAAGGTTACTGGTCCAGTAATCTGAAGCCTTGGGATATGGCAGCAGGGGTCCTGATCTGCAGAGAGGCGGGCGGCCTGGTGACATCAATTGAGGATGCCAGTTTCACCATCGAAAACCCCAGTATCCTGGCGACAAATGGAACAAACATTCATTCTGATTTACAGTCATTGCTTACAACATAG